One stretch of Chiroxiphia lanceolata isolate bChiLan1 chromosome 1, bChiLan1.pri, whole genome shotgun sequence DNA includes these proteins:
- the FKBP9 gene encoding peptidyl-prolyl cis-trans isomerase FKBP9 isoform X2 produces MAGLAARRRGPGCGSLLLLLPALLESWAACQAPPVPAAESPPDGTELGVERRFVPESCPRAVRPGDFVRYHYLGAFPDGTRFDSSYDRGSTFNVFVGKGQLIAGMDKALVGMCVNERRFVKIPPKLAYGSEGVPGVIPPNAVLHFDVLLIDLWNSEDEVQVQTYFKPEKCPRTVQVSDFVRYHYNGTFLDGTLFDSSHNRMRTYDTYVGIGWLIPGMDQGLLGMCVGEKRIITIPPFLAYGEEGDGKEIPGQASLVFDVVLLDLHNPKDGIVIENQVVPESCERRSQTGDFLRYHYNGTLLDGTLFDSSYSRNHTYDTYVGKGYVIAGMDEGLLGVCTGEKRRIIIPPHLGYGEEGRGKIPGSAVLVFDIHVVDFHNPSDSVGITVNYRPSNCTILSKKGDYLKYHYNASLLDGTLLDSTHSLGKTYNIVLGSGQVVVGMDMGLQDMCVGERRTVVIPPHLGYGEDGVEGEVPGSAVLVFDIELLELVSGLPEGYMFVWNGEVSPNLFEEIDQNHDGEVLLEESCLQCSRGRLWPCGTA; encoded by the exons ATGGCGGGGCTGGCggcccggcggcggggccccgGCTGCGggtcgctgctgctgctgctgccggcgctgctggagagctgggcgGCGTGCCAGGCGCCGCCGGTGCCCGCCGCCGAAAGCCCTCCGGACGGCACCGAGCTCGGCGTCGAGCGGCGCTTCGTGCCCGAGAGCTGCCCGCGGGCCGTGCGCCCCGGCGACTTTGTGCGCTACCACTACCTCGGCGCCTTCCCCGACGGCACCCGCTTCGACTCCAG CTATGACAGGGGATCCACATTCAACGTGTTTGTGGGCAAAGGTCAACTTATTGCTGGGATGGACAAAGCTCTGGTTGGCATGTGCGTGAATGAGCGGCGGTTTGTGAAAATCCCCCCTAAGCTTGCCTACGGAAGTGAAGGCGTCC ctGGTGTGATACCCCCCAATGCTGTGCTCCATTTCGATGTGCTCCTGATAGATCTTTGGAACTCAGAGGACGAAGTGCAGGTTCAGACTTATTTCAAACCTGAGAAGTGTCCCCGGACAGTCCAGGTGTCTGACTTTGTACGGTACCATTACAATGGAACATTCTTAGATGGGACCCTGTTTGATTCAAG CCATAATCGGATGCGAACTTATGATACCTATGTGGGAATTGGATGGCTAATTCCTGGCATGGACCAGGGTCTCTTGGGAATGTGCGTAGGAGAGAAGCGCATTATCACAATACCACCTTTCCTGGCATATGGAGAAGAAGGAGATG GTAAGGAGATTCCTGGCCAAGCTTCCCTCGTCTTTGATGTGGTTTTGCTAGATCTCCATAACCCCAAAGATGGTATCGTTATTGAGAACCAGGTTGTACCTGAATCTTGTGAGCGGAGAAGCCAGACAGGAGACTTTCTCCGATACCATTACAATGGCACACTTTTGGATGGCACATTATTTGATTCCAG TTATTCACGAAACCATACGTATGACACCTATGTCGGGAAAGGTTATGTCATTGCTGGCATGGATGAAGGTTTGCTAGGTGTGTGCACTGgtgaaaaaagaagaataataaTCCCCCCTCATCTTGGATatggagaagaaggaagag GAAAGATTCCAGGATCTGCAGTGCTGGTCTTTGACATCCACGTGGTTGACTTCCACAACCCTTCAGATTCTGTCGGCATTACTGTTAACTACAGACCTTCCAACTGCACCATACTGAGTAAGAAGGGAGATTACTTGAAATATCACTACAATGCTTCGCTCCTGGATGGTACTTTGCTAGACTCGAC ACACAGCCTTGGCAAGACTTACAACATAGTTCTTGGATCTGGACAGGTAGTAGTGGGGATGGACATGGGCCTTCAAGACATGTGTGTCGGGGAACGACGAACAGTTGTTATTCCACCTCATCTTGGTTATGGAGAAGATGGAGTTG AAGGAGAAGTACCTGGTAGCGCTGTATTAGTTTTTGACATTGAACTGCTGGAATTGGTGTCTGGCTTGCCTGAAGGGTACATGTTTGTATGGAATGGGGAAGTCTCTCCCAATCTTTTTGAAGAAATAGACCAGAATCATGATGGAGAGGTTCTTTTGGAGGAG AGCTGCCTGCAGTGCTCAAGGGGCAGGTTGTGGCCCTGTGGAACAGCATGA
- the FKBP9 gene encoding peptidyl-prolyl cis-trans isomerase FKBP9 isoform X1 produces the protein MAGLAARRRGPGCGSLLLLLPALLESWAACQAPPVPAAESPPDGTELGVERRFVPESCPRAVRPGDFVRYHYLGAFPDGTRFDSSYDRGSTFNVFVGKGQLIAGMDKALVGMCVNERRFVKIPPKLAYGSEGVPGVIPPNAVLHFDVLLIDLWNSEDEVQVQTYFKPEKCPRTVQVSDFVRYHYNGTFLDGTLFDSSHNRMRTYDTYVGIGWLIPGMDQGLLGMCVGEKRIITIPPFLAYGEEGDGKEIPGQASLVFDVVLLDLHNPKDGIVIENQVVPESCERRSQTGDFLRYHYNGTLLDGTLFDSSYSRNHTYDTYVGKGYVIAGMDEGLLGVCTGEKRRIIIPPHLGYGEEGRGKIPGSAVLVFDIHVVDFHNPSDSVGITVNYRPSNCTILSKKGDYLKYHYNASLLDGTLLDSTHSLGKTYNIVLGSGQVVVGMDMGLQDMCVGERRTVVIPPHLGYGEDGVEGEVPGSAVLVFDIELLELVSGLPEGYMFVWNGEVSPNLFEEIDQNHDGEVLLEEFSEYIQAQVDSGKGKLAPGFDFEKIVKNMFTNQDRDGNGKVTAEEFKLKDQEAKEEHDEL, from the exons ATGGCGGGGCTGGCggcccggcggcggggccccgGCTGCGggtcgctgctgctgctgctgccggcgctgctggagagctgggcgGCGTGCCAGGCGCCGCCGGTGCCCGCCGCCGAAAGCCCTCCGGACGGCACCGAGCTCGGCGTCGAGCGGCGCTTCGTGCCCGAGAGCTGCCCGCGGGCCGTGCGCCCCGGCGACTTTGTGCGCTACCACTACCTCGGCGCCTTCCCCGACGGCACCCGCTTCGACTCCAG CTATGACAGGGGATCCACATTCAACGTGTTTGTGGGCAAAGGTCAACTTATTGCTGGGATGGACAAAGCTCTGGTTGGCATGTGCGTGAATGAGCGGCGGTTTGTGAAAATCCCCCCTAAGCTTGCCTACGGAAGTGAAGGCGTCC ctGGTGTGATACCCCCCAATGCTGTGCTCCATTTCGATGTGCTCCTGATAGATCTTTGGAACTCAGAGGACGAAGTGCAGGTTCAGACTTATTTCAAACCTGAGAAGTGTCCCCGGACAGTCCAGGTGTCTGACTTTGTACGGTACCATTACAATGGAACATTCTTAGATGGGACCCTGTTTGATTCAAG CCATAATCGGATGCGAACTTATGATACCTATGTGGGAATTGGATGGCTAATTCCTGGCATGGACCAGGGTCTCTTGGGAATGTGCGTAGGAGAGAAGCGCATTATCACAATACCACCTTTCCTGGCATATGGAGAAGAAGGAGATG GTAAGGAGATTCCTGGCCAAGCTTCCCTCGTCTTTGATGTGGTTTTGCTAGATCTCCATAACCCCAAAGATGGTATCGTTATTGAGAACCAGGTTGTACCTGAATCTTGTGAGCGGAGAAGCCAGACAGGAGACTTTCTCCGATACCATTACAATGGCACACTTTTGGATGGCACATTATTTGATTCCAG TTATTCACGAAACCATACGTATGACACCTATGTCGGGAAAGGTTATGTCATTGCTGGCATGGATGAAGGTTTGCTAGGTGTGTGCACTGgtgaaaaaagaagaataataaTCCCCCCTCATCTTGGATatggagaagaaggaagag GAAAGATTCCAGGATCTGCAGTGCTGGTCTTTGACATCCACGTGGTTGACTTCCACAACCCTTCAGATTCTGTCGGCATTACTGTTAACTACAGACCTTCCAACTGCACCATACTGAGTAAGAAGGGAGATTACTTGAAATATCACTACAATGCTTCGCTCCTGGATGGTACTTTGCTAGACTCGAC ACACAGCCTTGGCAAGACTTACAACATAGTTCTTGGATCTGGACAGGTAGTAGTGGGGATGGACATGGGCCTTCAAGACATGTGTGTCGGGGAACGACGAACAGTTGTTATTCCACCTCATCTTGGTTATGGAGAAGATGGAGTTG AAGGAGAAGTACCTGGTAGCGCTGTATTAGTTTTTGACATTGAACTGCTGGAATTGGTGTCTGGCTTGCCTGAAGGGTACATGTTTGTATGGAATGGGGAAGTCTCTCCCAATCTTTTTGAAGAAATAGACCAGAATCATGATGGAGAGGTTCTTTTGGAGGAG TTTTCAGAGTACATCCAAGCTCAAGTTGATTCTGGCAAAGGAAAACTAGCtcctggttttgattttgagaagattgttaaaaatatgttcaCCAATCAAGACCGGGACGGAAATGGTAAAGTTACTGCTGAAGAATTCAAGTTGAAAGATCAGGAGGCCAAAGAGGAACATGATGAACTgtaa
- the NT5C3A gene encoding cytosolic 5'-nucleotidase 3A isoform X4, giving the protein MPEFQKKTVHIKDPGRVEEIICGLIKGGAAKLQIITDFDMTLSRFSYNGKRCPTCHNIIDNSKIITDECRKKLLQLKETYYAIEIDPALTIEEKYPYMVEWYHKSHALLIEQGLQKDKFAEIVRESDVMLKEGYENFFDKLSEHNIPVFIFSAGIGDILEEVIHQAGVYHSNVKVVSNFMDFDENGVLKGFKGELIHVYNKHDGALKNTEYFKQLKDNSNIILLGDSQGDLSMADGVANVENILKIGYLNDKVDELLEKYMDSYDIVLVKDESLEVANSILQKIL; this is encoded by the exons ATGCCAGAATTTCAGAAGAAGACTGTCCATATTAAGGACCCAGGGAGAGTAGAGGAGATTATTTGTGGCCTCATCAAAGGTGGAGCTGCCAAACTTCAG ATTATTACAGATTTTGATATGACATTAAGTAGATTTTCCTACAATGGAAAAAGATGTCCAACTTGTCATA ACATCATTGATAACTCTAAGATCATCACAGACGAATGTCGGAAAAAG ttaTTGCAGCTGAAAGAAACCTATTATGCTATTGAAATTGATCCAGCTCTCACTATTGAAGAGAAGTATCCATATATGGTAGAATG GTACCATAAATCTCATGCACTACTCATTGAACAAGGCTTACAGAAGGATAAGTTTGCAGAAATTGTGAGGGAATCTGATGTTATGCTGAA AGAAGGATATGAGAACTTCTTTGATAAGCTCAGTGAACATAATATTCCTGTGTTCATATTTTCTGCTGGGATTGGGGATATTCTTGAGGAAGTAATCCACCAGGCTGGGGTCTACCATTCTAATGTCAAAGTGGTTTCCAATTTCATGGATTTTGATGAAAAT ggagTATTAAAAGGATTTAAAGGAGAATTGATTCACGTTTACAACAAACATGATGGTGCCTTGAAGAACACAGAGTACTTCAAACAACTAAAAGACAACAGTAATATCATACTGCTGGGTGATTCTCAAGGAGACTTGAGTATGGCAGATGGAGTAGCAAATGTCGAGAACATTCTTAAAATTGGCTATCTCAATGATAAA GTAGATGAGCTTCTGGAAAAATATATGGACTCTTATGATATTGTTTTGGTGAAAGATGAATCCCTGGAAGTTGCCAACTCCATCCTACAGAAAATCCTGTAA